The nucleotide window CATTGCCAACCTGGCGCTGGCTGACCTGATGGTGGACACCATCTGCCTGCCGTTCACGCTGGCCTACACGCTGCTGGACGAGTGGAAGTTCGGCGCGGTGCTGTGCCACCTGGTGCCGTACGCGCAGGCGCTGAGCGTCCACGTCTCCATCCTGACGCTGACGGTCATCGCGCTGGAGCGCTACCGCTGCATCGTCTTCCACCTGGAGCGCCGGCTCTCGCGGCGCACCAGCTTCGCCATCATCGGCCTGACGTGGGCGACGTCGGCCGTGCTGGCCGGCCCGCTGGCCATCTTCCGCGAGTACCGGCGCGAGGAGATCCCCTCCATCGGCCTGCGCATGGCCGTGTGCTCGGAGAAGTGGCCCAACGGCACCAACCGCGACGCCGTCATCTACAgcctggccatgctgctcgtcCAGTACGTCATCCCTCTGGGCATCATCAGCTACGCCTACGTATGCATCTGGGCCAAGCTCCGCAGCCACGTCAGCCCGTCCAGCCGCGGCGACAGCATCCACCGCCGCAAGAAGACCACCAAGATGCTCGTGCTGGTGGTTCTGGTGTTCGCCTTGTGCTGGCTGCCCTTCCACATTTTCCAGCTGGCCAGTGACCTGGACCTGGTGCTGCGCTTCAAGGAGTACAAGCTGCTCTACACCATCTTCCACATCGTGGCTATGTGCTCCACCTTCACCAACCCGCTCCTCTACGGGTGGATGAACAAGAACTACCGCAACGGCTTCCTCATGTTCTTCCGCTGCGAGCACAAGCCCGACACCATCCACCCGGAAGGGTCCTTCAAGACCCGCTCGCAGAGGGGCCTGATTGTAAACGGCCACCATGGTGGACACCGACCAACTCCCGTGTGAACATTGCTGAACTTGTCTTGAACTTCCAAATGTGTGGAAGCACCCTTGAAGGGTGCCAAGTAGGGCTATTTATTCTTGAGCAAGTGCCATATGGTCTGCGAGTTTACTGAAGGTACCCCTTTTGGCATCAAAGGCATAGAAAGAATGAatgagcagctgtgtgtgttggcaaCAAGCTGTCTACAGCTAATTGTCTAACTTGGAAGAGGGGAAGCATCGTACTCGTTGCACAAGaaatcatttattttttatgccAGTAGGAACTTGAGGGGATAATGTCATTTTGGAACAAGGTGTACATTTTATGTTTTGTGCCCCAAAGGAGGTGCagtcaaaaagaaaaaatacaCACTGGTGTTCAATTCTGGTGTATTGGCAGAATATGACATTTTGGGTTGCCTATATTCTAGTTCCAAGTCCGATTATGGGACGGAAGACAAAACCTATTTGGATTTCAAATCATTCTAACCATaatgtaataaaatcatcaTTAAATGTGCCAAAGCCAATAAACTGCCGCTAAAAATCATTCTATAATATCAAGATATTGCATGTGCATACATTTACATATGCTACTTTTAATGCACTGATGGCAGATGTGCAAAGAGTGCAGATGTGCAAGAGAAATGCACAAGTACTTAAATACATATGA belongs to Alosa sapidissima isolate fAloSap1 chromosome 20, fAloSap1.pri, whole genome shotgun sequence and includes:
- the npy7r gene encoding neuropeptide Y receptor Y7, encoding MSPLDLVNSTDPGQVRWDDFSRYGEFFLGNGSLDLLRPTFSDDITKLLLVQVALIAAYSLIILLGLVGNTLVIYMVILYKNMRTVTNYFIANLALADLMVDTICLPFTLAYTLLDEWKFGAVLCHLVPYAQALSVHVSILTLTVIALERYRCIVFHLERRLSRRTSFAIIGLTWATSAVLAGPLAIFREYRREEIPSIGLRMAVCSEKWPNGTNRDAVIYSLAMLLVQYVIPLGIISYAYVCIWAKLRSHVSPSSRGDSIHRRKKTTKMLVLVVLVFALCWLPFHIFQLASDLDLVLRFKEYKLLYTIFHIVAMCSTFTNPLLYGWMNKNYRNGFLMFFRCEHKPDTIHPEGSFKTRSQRGLIVNGHHGGHRPTPV